The following are encoded together in the Pedobacter sp. D749 genome:
- a CDS encoding Spx/MgsR family RNA polymerase-binding regulatory protein, whose protein sequence is MKRIAGLVFPSSIFHLTLLQLNMTVYGIPNCNTVKKSLDWLKAHQIDFEFHDFKKKGINSEKLNEWCNTFGWETVLNRKGLTWKKLTKEEQAKIDNQELAIAYLKENTSAIKRPIIEQNNKAILIGFDDENYLKTLA, encoded by the coding sequence TTGAAACGGATTGCAGGATTGGTTTTTCCATCGTCCATTTTCCATCTTACATTATTACAACTCAACATGACCGTTTACGGAATTCCAAATTGCAATACAGTTAAAAAATCGCTTGATTGGTTAAAAGCACATCAGATAGATTTCGAATTTCACGATTTTAAGAAAAAAGGCATTAACAGCGAAAAGTTAAACGAATGGTGTAATACTTTCGGCTGGGAAACGGTGTTGAACCGTAAAGGTCTAACCTGGAAGAAACTCACCAAAGAAGAACAAGCCAAAATTGATAATCAGGAGTTGGCGATCGCTTATTTAAAAGAAAATACCAGCGCCATAAAACGACCGATTATCGAGCAAAACAACAAAGCCATATTAATTGGATTTGACGATGAAAATTATTTAAAAACACTAGCCTGA
- the rpsG gene encoding 30S ribosomal protein S7 produces the protein MRKSKPKKRIILPDPKFNDVQVTRFVNNMMYDGKKSIAYSIFYDAVEIAEKKAGENGLEIFKRALTNIMPAVEVKSRRVGGANFQVPTEVRPERKTALGMKWLILYARRRGEKTMKEKLAGEIVAAAKGEGAAVKKKEDTHKMAEANKAFSHFRF, from the coding sequence ATGAGAAAGTCAAAACCAAAAAAGAGAATTATTCTTCCTGATCCAAAATTTAATGATGTTCAGGTAACTCGTTTTGTAAACAATATGATGTACGATGGAAAAAAATCTATCGCTTATTCAATTTTTTATGATGCTGTTGAAATTGCTGAGAAAAAAGCAGGTGAAAACGGTTTAGAGATATTCAAACGCGCATTAACTAACATTATGCCAGCTGTAGAGGTTAAATCTCGTCGTGTTGGTGGTGCTAACTTCCAGGTTCCAACTGAGGTTAGACCAGAGCGTAAAACAGCTTTAGGTATGAAATGGTTAATTTTATACGCTCGTCGTCGTGGTGAAAAAACCATGAAAGAGAAATTAGCTGGTGAAATCGTAGCTGCTGCTAAAGGTGAAGGTGCTGCTGTTAAGAAGAAAGAAGATACGCACAAAATGGCTGAGGCTAACAAAGCGTTCTCTCACTTCAGATTCTAA
- the fusA gene encoding elongation factor G, whose product MARDLKFTRNIGIAAHIDAGKTTTTERILYYAGVSHKIGEVHEGAATMDWMAQEQERGITITSAATTVDWNYRGQKYHVNVIDTPGHVDFTVEVNRSLRVLDGLVFLFSAVDGVEPQSETNWRLANNYSVPRIGFVNKMDRSGADFLKVVKQVKEMLGSNAVPLQLPIGSEDGFKGVVDLINNRGIVWNEHDKGMTFTEVPIPEDMIDEVAEWREKLLESVADYDESLMEKFFEAPETITEREVLDALRAAVLDAKIVPMVCGSSFKNKGVQTMLDYVMELLPSPMDSEGVIGTNPDTNEEVLLKPSISEPFAALAFKIATDPFVGRLCFIRVYSGNLEAGSYVYNSRSENKERISRIFQMHANKQNPVPNVAAGDIAAVVGFKDIKTGDTLCDEKNPIVLESMDFPEPVIGLAIEPKTQADVDKLGIGLGKLAEEDPTFRVQTDQETGQTVISGMGELHLDILIDRLKREFKVEVNQGAPQVAYKEAIFGSTTHRETYKKQSGGRGKFADISVIISPIDADFEKGGLQFVNEITGGSIPREFIPSVEKGFAASMANGVLAGYPLPDMKVRLTDGSFHAVDSDALSFELAAKMAYREALPKCKPTLMEPIMKIEILTPEENMGDVIGDMNRRRGQLLGMDTRNGSQVIKATVPLSEMFGYVTQLRTITSGRATSTMEFDHYEAAPKNVQDEVIAKSKGRIKSED is encoded by the coding sequence ATGGCAAGAGATTTAAAATTTACAAGAAATATTGGAATCGCGGCTCACATTGATGCGGGTAAAACTACAACAACTGAGCGTATCCTTTATTATGCTGGTGTAAGTCATAAAATTGGTGAAGTGCACGAAGGTGCTGCAACAATGGACTGGATGGCACAAGAGCAAGAGCGTGGTATTACCATTACTTCTGCTGCAACTACTGTTGATTGGAATTACAGGGGTCAAAAGTATCACGTTAACGTGATTGATACTCCAGGTCACGTGGATTTTACCGTAGAGGTAAACCGTTCACTACGTGTACTAGATGGATTAGTATTCTTGTTTTCAGCTGTTGATGGTGTTGAGCCTCAATCAGAAACAAACTGGCGTTTAGCAAACAACTACAGTGTACCTCGTATTGGTTTCGTTAATAAAATGGACCGTTCTGGAGCAGACTTTTTAAAAGTTGTTAAACAGGTTAAAGAAATGTTGGGTAGTAATGCAGTTCCGTTACAATTACCTATCGGATCTGAAGACGGATTTAAAGGTGTGGTTGATTTGATCAACAACCGTGGTATCGTTTGGAATGAGCATGATAAAGGGATGACCTTTACTGAAGTGCCAATCCCAGAAGATATGATTGATGAGGTTGCTGAGTGGAGAGAGAAATTGTTAGAATCAGTTGCTGATTATGATGAGTCTCTAATGGAAAAATTCTTCGAAGCGCCAGAAACAATCACAGAACGCGAAGTTTTAGATGCTTTACGTGCAGCTGTTTTAGATGCTAAAATTGTACCTATGGTTTGTGGTTCATCTTTCAAAAATAAAGGTGTACAAACTATGCTTGATTATGTGATGGAATTATTGCCTTCACCTATGGATAGCGAAGGTGTTATTGGTACAAACCCAGATACTAACGAGGAGGTTTTATTAAAACCAAGCATTAGTGAGCCATTTGCAGCTTTAGCTTTTAAAATTGCAACCGATCCATTCGTAGGGCGTTTATGTTTTATCCGTGTTTACTCGGGTAACTTAGAAGCAGGTTCTTACGTGTATAACTCTCGTTCAGAAAATAAAGAGCGTATTTCCCGTATCTTCCAAATGCATGCTAACAAGCAAAACCCTGTGCCAAATGTGGCTGCTGGTGATATTGCTGCGGTAGTTGGCTTTAAAGATATCAAAACAGGTGATACGCTTTGTGATGAGAAAAACCCAATCGTTCTTGAGTCAATGGATTTCCCAGAACCAGTTATCGGTTTAGCTATTGAGCCTAAAACTCAGGCTGACGTTGATAAATTAGGTATTGGTTTAGGTAAATTAGCTGAAGAGGATCCTACATTTAGAGTTCAAACAGATCAGGAAACTGGTCAGACTGTTATCTCTGGTATGGGTGAGTTACACTTAGATATTTTAATTGACCGTTTAAAACGCGAATTTAAAGTAGAGGTTAACCAAGGTGCACCACAGGTAGCTTACAAAGAAGCTATTTTCGGTTCAACAACACACCGCGAAACATACAAGAAACAATCAGGTGGTCGTGGTAAATTTGCTGATATTTCAGTAATTATCTCCCCAATTGATGCTGATTTTGAAAAAGGTGGTTTACAGTTTGTAAACGAAATTACAGGTGGTTCAATTCCTCGTGAGTTTATCCCTTCAGTAGAAAAAGGTTTTGCTGCTTCTATGGCAAATGGTGTATTAGCTGGTTATCCACTTCCTGATATGAAAGTTCGTTTAACAGATGGTTCATTCCACGCGGTCGATTCAGATGCTTTATCATTTGAGCTTGCTGCTAAAATGGCATACCGTGAGGCTTTACCTAAATGTAAACCTACTTTGATGGAGCCAATCATGAAAATCGAAATCTTAACCCCTGAAGAAAACATGGGTGATGTGATCGGTGATATGAACCGTCGTCGTGGTCAGTTATTAGGTATGGATACCCGTAACGGATCTCAGGTAATTAAAGCAACTGTGCCTCTTTCTGAAATGTTTGGTTATGTAACGCAGTTACGTACCATCACATCAGGCCGTGCAACTTCTACCATGGAATTTGACCACTATGAAGCTGCGCCTAAAAATGTACAGGATGAAGTAATTGCTAAATCTAAAGGCAGAATTAAATCTGAAGACTAA
- a CDS encoding deoxyguanosinetriphosphate triphosphohydrolase produces the protein MEWKYLLSNKRYGQEQYGASTDRARSDFQRDYDRLIFSSPFRRLQNKTQVFPLPGSVFVHNRLTHSLEVASVARSMANIFLKGIEEHQPQLIKDVPLINEVGNIVAAAALAHDLGNPAFGHSGEAAISRYFTDGDGKVYQKEMSETQWHDLINFEGNANAIRILTHPLKGKGNDAYALTYSTLASIAKYPCASIAGKQKGLLHRKKYGFFQSEEESFKKIAAELHLAQEDNEYLIYKRHPLVYLVEAADDICYSIIDLEDAHRLKILSYEEVKNYLLPFANSTTIEERLKNDYEDDDAKIGLLRAKAINTLTNQCAAIFFREQEKLLKGELNYSLTDLLPEPYISAWIAVEKISVERIYNFSSVIQKEVAGYKIMAGLLEEFVPALIHNNTHYYKKLVKLIPKQYHTDLTDIYSIIQSVLDFVSGMTDLYAVDLYRNIKGISFPSET, from the coding sequence ATGGAGTGGAAATATTTACTTTCGAATAAGAGATACGGACAAGAGCAATATGGTGCCAGCACAGATCGTGCACGGTCAGATTTTCAGCGTGATTACGACCGGTTAATTTTTTCGTCTCCTTTTAGAAGATTGCAGAATAAAACCCAGGTTTTTCCATTGCCTGGAAGTGTTTTTGTACACAACCGCTTAACCCACAGTTTAGAGGTGGCAAGTGTGGCCCGTTCAATGGCAAATATATTTTTAAAAGGTATAGAAGAACATCAGCCACAACTTATTAAAGATGTTCCTTTAATTAATGAAGTAGGTAATATTGTGGCTGCTGCTGCTTTAGCGCACGATTTGGGTAACCCGGCTTTTGGCCATTCAGGAGAAGCAGCCATCTCGCGCTACTTTACCGATGGTGATGGTAAGGTGTATCAGAAGGAAATGAGCGAAACACAATGGCACGACTTGATTAATTTCGAAGGAAATGCCAATGCCATCCGCATTCTTACTCATCCGCTAAAGGGAAAAGGAAATGATGCCTATGCGCTTACTTATTCTACTTTGGCCTCTATAGCTAAATATCCATGTGCCTCGATTGCCGGTAAACAAAAAGGCCTTTTGCACCGTAAAAAATACGGTTTCTTCCAGTCAGAAGAAGAGAGTTTTAAAAAGATTGCAGCCGAACTTCACCTGGCGCAGGAAGATAATGAATACCTCATTTATAAACGCCATCCTTTGGTTTACTTGGTAGAAGCTGCTGATGATATTTGTTACAGCATCATTGATCTGGAAGATGCACACCGTTTAAAAATTCTGTCGTATGAAGAGGTGAAAAACTACCTGTTACCTTTTGCCAATTCAACAACAATAGAAGAACGTTTAAAAAACGATTACGAAGACGATGATGCCAAAATTGGTCTGCTCCGTGCTAAAGCGATTAATACCTTAACCAACCAATGTGCTGCCATATTTTTTAGAGAACAAGAAAAACTATTAAAGGGTGAACTCAATTATAGCTTAACCGATCTATTACCCGAACCGTATATCTCGGCCTGGATAGCCGTTGAAAAAATCTCAGTGGAGCGCATATACAATTTCTCGTCGGTTATACAGAAAGAGGTAGCAGGGTACAAAATTATGGCTGGTTTATTAGAAGAGTTTGTTCCTGCACTTATTCATAATAATACACACTATTACAAAAAACTGGTTAAACTTATTCCTAAACAGTATCATACCGATTTGACCGATATTTATTCTATTATACAGAGTGTACTGGATTTTGTTTCTGGAATGACAGACCTATACGCCGTAGATTTATATCGGAATATTAAGGGAATATCTTTCCCGTCAGAAACCTAA
- the rpsJ gene encoding 30S ribosomal protein S10, with product MSQRIRIKLKSYDYNLVDKSAEKIVKTVKPTGAVVSGPIPLPTEKKIFTVLRSPHVNKKAREQFQLCAYKRLLDIYSSNSKTVDALMKLELPSGVEVEIKV from the coding sequence ATGAGCCAAAGAATCAGAATTAAATTAAAATCTTACGATTACAACTTAGTAGATAAATCTGCTGAGAAAATCGTAAAAACTGTTAAACCTACGGGTGCAGTGGTTAGTGGTCCGATTCCACTTCCTACAGAGAAAAAAATCTTTACTGTTTTACGTTCTCCACACGTAAACAAAAAAGCTAGAGAGCAGTTCCAATTGTGCGCTTACAAACGTTTATTGGATATTTATAGCTCTAACTCTAAAACAGTTGATGCTTTAATGAAACTTGAATTGCCTAGCGGTGTTGAAGTTGAAATCAAAGTTTAA
- a CDS encoding M1 family metallopeptidase has product MKLTKLINFGLVCCVFAFSASAQQATTPAPASNYNPAEAFGPLFYTQNGNEFRSAIGSPGPKYWQNHVDYNITANLDETKNMVSGTVTITYKNNSPDKLPYLWLQLDQNTFKETSRGYAITPSRSRYGAQGEKFDGGYKIQNISVAQKTGAVKFTSIVEDTRMQIRLDQPLAANGDLVTIKMDYSYIVPKEGSDRTGHLTTKNGEIFAIAQWFPRMCVYDDVIGWNTLPYWGGGEFYCEYGDINFAITAPASHIVMGSGELLNPAEVFTPEQLKRWNAAKLSDATVHIRTEAEVTDPKSRPAKDKLTWKFKITNARDAAWASSKAFVLDAARYKLPSGKTGLAVSAQPVESNGIDSYGRGVEYVKSTIEHYSSKWFEYPYPMAVNVATNIGGMEYPGIVFCGWTAKKAGAWGVIDHEFGHTWFPMIVGSNERKYGWMDEGFNTFINGISKKNFNNGEYAGPPADLHRIGKNVIGNPIYENIMQMPDGMAERNIGVNLYSKPGWGLDILRNQVLGEDRFDYAFRQYIKNWAFKHPTPFDFFRSMENGAGEDLAWFWRSWFLNSWKMDQGIAAVEAVKKDDKLVGYNIKVVNLEKMPMPIILQVKTKSGKTETVKVPVDVWMKNTSWLVRFPTTEEIESVTLDPDKVLPDSNPDNDTWTATGN; this is encoded by the coding sequence ATGAAATTGACTAAACTGATTAATTTTGGTTTGGTTTGTTGTGTTTTTGCTTTTTCAGCATCAGCCCAACAGGCTACAACCCCCGCACCAGCAAGCAACTATAATCCCGCTGAAGCATTTGGACCACTATTTTATACCCAAAACGGAAATGAATTCCGCTCGGCAATTGGTTCACCAGGTCCGAAATACTGGCAAAACCATGTTGATTATAACATTACCGCAAACCTCGATGAAACGAAGAACATGGTTAGCGGAACAGTTACCATTACCTACAAAAACAACAGTCCCGATAAATTGCCTTATTTATGGTTGCAGTTAGATCAGAATACTTTTAAAGAAACTTCACGTGGTTATGCCATTACCCCTTCACGTAGCCGTTATGGTGCACAGGGCGAAAAATTTGATGGAGGTTATAAAATCCAGAACATCAGCGTAGCTCAAAAAACAGGTGCAGTAAAATTCACCTCTATTGTTGAAGATACCCGTATGCAGATCCGTTTAGATCAACCTTTGGCCGCTAATGGCGATTTGGTAACCATCAAAATGGATTATTCGTACATTGTACCGAAAGAAGGATCGGACAGGACCGGACATTTAACTACAAAAAACGGTGAAATTTTTGCCATTGCACAGTGGTTCCCACGTATGTGTGTGTATGACGATGTAATTGGTTGGAATACTTTGCCATACTGGGGTGGGGGTGAGTTTTATTGCGAATATGGCGATATCAACTTTGCCATTACTGCACCGGCAAGCCATATCGTTATGGGTTCCGGAGAATTATTAAATCCTGCTGAAGTTTTTACACCAGAGCAGTTAAAGAGATGGAATGCGGCTAAACTGAGCGATGCTACCGTGCACATCCGTACCGAAGCAGAAGTAACCGATCCAAAATCACGTCCGGCGAAAGATAAATTAACCTGGAAATTTAAAATTACCAATGCACGCGATGCGGCCTGGGCTTCATCAAAAGCATTTGTATTAGATGCCGCAAGGTATAAACTGCCAAGTGGAAAAACAGGTTTGGCCGTTTCTGCGCAACCGGTAGAAAGCAATGGTATTGATTCTTATGGCCGTGGCGTAGAATACGTGAAATCTACCATCGAGCATTATTCATCAAAATGGTTCGAATATCCTTATCCAATGGCTGTTAATGTGGCTACCAATATTGGTGGTATGGAATATCCTGGCATTGTTTTCTGTGGCTGGACTGCTAAAAAGGCCGGCGCATGGGGAGTAATCGATCACGAATTTGGGCACACCTGGTTCCCGATGATCGTGGGTTCTAACGAGCGTAAATATGGTTGGATGGACGAAGGATTTAATACTTTCATCAACGGTATTTCTAAGAAAAACTTTAATAATGGCGAATATGCAGGTCCTCCGGCTGATTTACACAGAATTGGTAAAAATGTGATCGGTAACCCGATTTACGAAAATATTATGCAGATGCCTGATGGTATGGCCGAAAGAAATATAGGTGTTAACTTATACAGTAAGCCAGGATGGGGCCTGGATATTTTGAGAAACCAGGTCTTAGGCGAAGACCGTTTTGATTATGCTTTCCGTCAGTACATTAAAAACTGGGCATTTAAACATCCAACGCCATTCGATTTCTTCCGTTCAATGGAAAACGGAGCGGGTGAAGATTTGGCCTGGTTCTGGAGAAGCTGGTTTTTAAACAGCTGGAAAATGGATCAGGGTATCGCTGCCGTTGAAGCCGTTAAAAAAGATGATAAATTGGTAGGCTATAACATTAAAGTGGTAAACTTAGAGAAAATGCCAATGCCGATCATTCTTCAGGTTAAAACCAAAAGCGGAAAAACTGAAACGGTAAAAGTTCCGGTTGATGTTTGGATGAAAAATACAAGCTGGCTGGTTCGTTTCCCTACAACTGAAGAAATTGAATCGGTTACTTTAGACCCGGATAAAGTATTGCCAGATTCAAATCCTGATAACGATACGTGGACCGCTACAGGCAACTAA
- a CDS encoding carboxypeptidase-like regulatory domain-containing protein, with protein MYKLIIFLLLALPIGVFAQTVTTGTVFDYSKKTLSLPGVSIRNLNSKKSTSTNKEGKYTIAANIGDLIEFSAIGYHTDTLYLTNLLNRTIYLPVKSNSLKDVDITAVRMNSQVTDAKDPLAEKYTLLNTGGNLNRKRMKDKVGGLNLNLGYGKYKRQQRKEADLEEKEMYQDEIDENFTPKAITDLTKLEGEDLKNFMIIYRPSIEAVKAERPFRYAFYISRAFVAWKKLTPQERKLQDLPKLKAN; from the coding sequence ATGTACAAACTGATCATTTTTCTATTGCTTGCCTTGCCGATTGGCGTTTTTGCACAAACGGTAACTACAGGTACAGTTTTCGATTATTCGAAAAAAACACTCTCACTGCCTGGCGTTTCCATCAGAAACCTGAACAGTAAAAAATCTACCAGTACCAACAAAGAAGGTAAGTATACCATTGCAGCCAACATTGGCGATTTGATTGAATTTTCGGCAATAGGGTATCATACCGACACGCTTTATTTAACCAATCTCCTAAACAGAACCATCTACCTTCCGGTAAAATCGAACAGTTTAAAAGATGTCGATATTACTGCGGTCCGCATGAACAGCCAGGTAACTGACGCTAAAGATCCCCTGGCAGAAAAATATACCTTGCTTAATACCGGGGGCAACCTAAACCGTAAGCGTATGAAAGATAAGGTGGGTGGCTTGAACCTGAATTTAGGTTACGGTAAATATAAAAGACAGCAGCGTAAAGAAGCCGATTTAGAAGAAAAGGAAATGTACCAGGATGAAATCGATGAAAACTTCACGCCAAAGGCTATCACTGATCTTACTAAACTGGAAGGTGAAGACCTTAAAAATTTTATGATCATTTATAGGCCGTCTATTGAGGCTGTAAAGGCTGAAAGACCATTCCGTTATGCTTTTTACATCTCACGTGCCTTTGTAGCATGGAAAAAATTAACACCACAGGAAAGAAAATTGCAGGATCTGCCAAAATTAAAGGCTAATTAG
- the rpsL gene encoding 30S ribosomal protein S12: MPTIQQLVRKGRVALEFKSKSPALDSCPQRRGVCTRVYTTTPKKPNSAMRKVARVRLTNGKEVNAYIPGEGHNLQEHSIVLIRGGRVKDLPGVRYHIIRGALDTSGVAGRNQRRSKYGTKRPKPGQVVAAPTKGKKK, from the coding sequence ATGCCAACCATTCAACAATTAGTTAGAAAAGGTAGAGTAGCACTGGAGTTCAAGAGTAAGTCTCCAGCGTTGGACAGCTGTCCACAGCGAAGAGGTGTATGTACACGTGTGTACACCACTACCCCTAAAAAACCAAACTCAGCAATGCGTAAAGTAGCCCGTGTTCGTTTAACGAACGGTAAAGAGGTGAATGCTTACATTCCTGGAGAAGGTCACAACTTACAGGAGCACTCAATCGTATTGATCCGTGGTGGTCGTGTTAAAGATTTACCAGGTGTACGTTACCACATCATCCGTGGTGCATTAGATACATCAGGTGTGGCTGGTCGTAACCAACGTCGTTCTAAATATGGTACTAAACGTCCTAAACCAGGACAGGTAGTTGCGGCACCAACAAAAGGTAAAAAGAAATAA
- a CDS encoding VF530 family DNA-binding protein, with protein MAEQQKNNPLHGITLEKIVTDLQTHYGWEKLGSLIRIDCFNNNQTIKSSLKFLRRMPWARKKVEDLYLDTFDK; from the coding sequence ATGGCCGAACAGCAAAAAAATAATCCTTTACACGGTATCACTCTGGAAAAAATAGTAACCGATCTGCAAACGCATTATGGTTGGGAAAAACTGGGATCATTGATCAGGATTGATTGTTTCAATAATAACCAAACGATCAAATCGAGCTTAAAATTTTTAAGAAGGATGCCCTGGGCCAGAAAAAAGGTTGAAGATTTATACCTTGATACCTTTGATAAATGA
- a CDS encoding RidA family protein — MAAPILEITNPTGIYDPRPHGYSHLASVPADRQLVFVAGQGGSRTDGILSDDFRTQVVIVFENIALALKSRNLTMANIAKLTTLVVDYDDAKHEILIEESNKIWPDQKFPVNTLIPVQRLALNGMLIEIDATAVG; from the coding sequence ATGGCAGCACCTATTTTAGAAATTACCAATCCCACCGGCATATATGATCCCCGTCCACATGGTTATTCTCACCTTGCCTCCGTTCCTGCCGATCGTCAGCTAGTATTTGTTGCAGGTCAGGGCGGCAGTAGAACAGACGGCATTTTAAGTGATGATTTTAGAACACAAGTTGTTATTGTATTCGAGAATATTGCTTTAGCCTTAAAAAGCAGAAATTTAACCATGGCCAACATTGCAAAACTGACTACTTTGGTGGTAGATTACGATGACGCTAAACATGAGATTCTGATCGAAGAATCGAACAAAATATGGCCTGATCAGAAATTCCCGGTAAACACGCTTATCCCGGTACAAAGGCTGGCCTTAAATGGCATGTTAATCGAAATTGATGCTACGGCTGTTGGTTAA
- a CDS encoding trans-aconitate 2-methyltransferase, translating into MEKGERKNVYQVYNKIGHWFAENRYADSVEKAYLNDILQQLPADAKVLDLGCGDGKPILEYFINHGVNVLGVDASKQMIGLAKINFPSTRFLLKDMRELDLDEKFDAIIAWHSFFHLPADDQPNMFTIFKLHLRPNGILLFTSGTERGEVWGMNGGENLFHASLDTAEYQTLLQANQFEVLRYKINDPDCGGANVWMARYKP; encoded by the coding sequence ATGGAAAAAGGAGAACGCAAAAACGTTTACCAAGTTTACAATAAGATAGGCCACTGGTTTGCTGAAAACCGTTATGCTGATTCGGTAGAGAAAGCTTATTTAAATGATATCCTCCAACAACTTCCAGCAGATGCAAAGGTTTTAGACCTGGGCTGCGGTGATGGAAAACCCATATTGGAATATTTTATTAACCATGGGGTAAATGTTTTAGGGGTTGATGCCAGCAAGCAAATGATCGGGCTGGCAAAAATTAATTTCCCCTCTACCAGATTTCTGCTAAAAGATATGCGTGAACTCGATCTCGACGAAAAATTTGATGCGATTATTGCCTGGCACAGTTTTTTTCATCTTCCTGCCGATGATCAGCCAAATATGTTTACTATTTTTAAACTTCACCTTAGGCCCAACGGTATTTTGCTGTTTACGTCTGGAACGGAAAGGGGAGAAGTATGGGGCATGAATGGTGGCGAAAATTTATTTCATGCTTCTTTGGATACCGCTGAATATCAGACCCTGCTTCAGGCAAATCAATTTGAAGTGCTCAGGTACAAAATAAACGATCCGGATTGCGGTGGTGCAAATGTTTGGATGGCTCGGTACAAACCCTGA
- a CDS encoding YtxH domain-containing protein, with translation MGLLKYAILGAAAVYGFKYATKKRATDGKSLIDDFKEKVPEYVDEINNYTTKIKQDYRQTSELY, from the coding sequence ATGGGATTATTAAAATATGCAATTTTAGGCGCAGCAGCTGTATACGGTTTTAAATACGCCACAAAAAAGCGTGCAACTGATGGAAAATCTTTAATTGATGACTTTAAGGAAAAAGTTCCGGAATATGTCGATGAAATTAATAATTATACTACAAAAATAAAGCAGGATTACCGGCAAACCAGCGAGTTATATTAA